The following are from one region of the Pseudohongiella spirulinae genome:
- a CDS encoding dihydrofolate reductase, with product MRVALIWAQSQNRVIGRNNALPWHLPEDLKYFKHVTMGKPIIMGRKTWDSIGRPLPGRTNIVVSRNPEFKADGGSVVPSLEAALELAENICLINGGDEAIVMGGAQIYEMALPYADRLYMTQVHADVEGDAWFPTFELSEWHELGREDFSASGPNPYDYSFVVLER from the coding sequence ATGCGGGTCGCGCTAATCTGGGCGCAATCGCAGAACCGGGTAATTGGCCGTAACAATGCCCTGCCCTGGCATCTGCCCGAGGACCTGAAGTATTTCAAGCACGTCACCATGGGAAAGCCCATTATTATGGGTCGTAAAACCTGGGATTCAATCGGTCGCCCCCTGCCAGGCCGCACCAATATCGTGGTTTCGCGAAATCCCGAATTCAAGGCGGATGGGGGCAGCGTTGTCCCGTCTCTGGAAGCTGCGCTGGAGTTGGCAGAAAACATATGCCTGATCAATGGGGGGGATGAGGCTATCGTGATGGGCGGCGCACAGATTTATGAGATGGCATTGCCCTACGCTGATCGACTTTATATGACACAGGTGCACGCGGATGTTGAGGGTGATGCCTGGTTCCCGACCTTTGAGCTCAGCGAGTGGCACGAGCTGGGGCGCGAAGATTTTTCCGCATCGGGCCCCAATCCTTATGATTACAGCTTCGTGGTGCTGGAGCGTTAA